A single window of Deinococcus misasensis DSM 22328 DNA harbors:
- a CDS encoding AAA family ATPase: MLQKFRHIHVLGGSGSGTTTLARNLCKDFGHLHLDTDDYFWEKTDPPFTTIRPVPERLAQLRYKFQDHEKWILSGSLVGWGDVFIPEFDLVIFLTLPHEVRMQRLKDREISRYGLEAISEGGHLHEAHQKFMDWAAQYDTADETMRSLKLHQNWLKQFKVPVVHLSGLLSYPEQLKSIGQQLTQS, from the coding sequence ATGCTGCAAAAATTCCGACACATTCACGTTCTTGGGGGATCCGGTTCCGGGACCACCACATTGGCACGCAACCTGTGCAAAGATTTCGGGCACCTGCATCTGGACACCGACGATTATTTCTGGGAGAAAACCGACCCGCCTTTCACCACCATCCGACCTGTGCCCGAGCGTCTGGCACAACTGCGTTATAAATTTCAGGACCACGAAAAGTGGATTTTGTCCGGTTCTCTGGTGGGCTGGGGGGATGTGTTCATTCCCGAGTTTGATCTGGTCATCTTTTTGACCCTGCCCCATGAAGTGCGCATGCAACGCCTGAAAGACCGCGAAATCAGCCGTTACGGTCTGGAAGCGATTTCGGAAGGAGGCCACCTCCATGAGGCCCACCAGAAATTCATGGACTGGGCTGCACAGTACGACACCGCTGATGAAACCATGCGCAGCCTGAAACTCCACCAGAATTGGCTGAAACAGTTCAAAGTGCCTGTGGTGCACCTCTCTGGACTGCTGTCGTATCCAGAGCAATTGAAGTCCATTGGGCAACAGCTCACACAGTCCTGA
- the hisIE gene encoding bifunctional phosphoribosyl-AMP cyclohydrolase/phosphoribosyl-ATP diphosphatase HisIE, with protein MTELQAVKDLKYNSDGLIPVITQDARSGEVLMLAWANPEALELTLSTKEGTYYSRSRQELWVKGKTSGHTQKVLAVRYDCDSDAVLYLVEQQGPACHTGKQSCFHNPLMEEEGHTQLGFVVSEVYKTILDRIEHQPEGSYVTTMHKAGLDRILKKIPEEAGEVLLAAKNTDPQELATETADLLFHTLFVMAELGVKPEDIAGVLSKRMGKSGLRGPKPVG; from the coding sequence ATGACCGAGCTGCAAGCTGTAAAAGACCTCAAGTACAACAGTGATGGCCTGATTCCGGTCATCACGCAGGATGCCCGCAGCGGTGAAGTCCTGATGCTGGCATGGGCCAACCCCGAGGCCCTGGAACTCACCCTCTCCACAAAAGAAGGCACCTATTACTCCAGAAGCCGTCAGGAACTCTGGGTGAAAGGCAAAACCAGTGGCCACACCCAGAAGGTGCTGGCCGTCCGTTACGACTGCGACAGCGACGCAGTGCTGTATCTGGTGGAGCAACAAGGTCCGGCCTGCCATACAGGCAAGCAGTCTTGCTTCCACAACCCCTTGATGGAAGAAGAGGGGCACACCCAGCTTGGCTTTGTGGTCAGTGAGGTCTACAAGACCATTCTGGACCGCATCGAGCACCAACCTGAGGGTTCTTACGTGACCACCATGCACAAGGCCGGTTTGGACCGCATCCTGAAAAAGATCCCCGAGGAGGCCGGAGAGGTGCTGCTGGCTGCCAAGAACACGGACCCTCAGGAACTCGCCACTGAAACTGCCGACCTGCTGTTTCACACCCTGTTTGTGATGGCTGAACTCGGGGTGAAACCCGAGGACATCGCAGGCGTGCTCTCCAAGAGAATGGGGAAAAGTGGACTCAGGGGTCCCAAACCTGTGGGTTGA
- a CDS encoding glycoside hydrolase family 18 protein, with protein MQKALLSSLLVLTISLAQAQEATDTPEPEHIVVGYYPSWGVYGKNYFVQDIPADKITHINYAFANVNQEGKCVLGDPWADVQNGNLGVVGEGEKALKGNFAAIKQLKAKHPNLKVMISVGGWTFSKYFSVAARTPESRKAFVDSCVNMFILGQFDGVDPEYGRGVFDGIDIDWEYPVVKGDPGNIVDPSDKRNYTLLMEDFREALNKASVQTGQEYQLSIAASANPTLLTEHMESAALADVLDFINIMSYDYHGSWDSTTNHHSALYASGKDPSGGQSSVDNTVQTLLNLGVNPKQIVVGVPFYGRSYKEVEPGNNGLYQKYNGAGPGTLGEAGILKYADILKLEMNPNYRKFRDRDTRTVWLYSKKDRVFVAYDDPDTLQDKVAYVKKLGLGGMMFWELSQDDSSLLNVMDAGLNP; from the coding sequence ATGCAAAAAGCACTGCTTTCCAGTTTGCTGGTCCTCACCATTTCTCTGGCACAGGCACAGGAGGCCACCGACACCCCCGAGCCCGAGCACATCGTGGTCGGTTATTACCCGTCTTGGGGGGTTTACGGCAAGAACTATTTTGTGCAGGACATTCCAGCTGACAAAATCACCCACATCAATTACGCATTTGCCAACGTCAATCAGGAGGGCAAATGCGTGCTGGGCGATCCGTGGGCCGATGTGCAAAATGGCAACCTCGGGGTGGTTGGAGAAGGGGAGAAAGCTTTAAAAGGGAACTTTGCAGCCATCAAGCAGCTCAAAGCCAAACATCCCAACTTGAAGGTCATGATTTCGGTGGGTGGATGGACCTTCTCGAAATACTTCTCGGTGGCTGCAAGAACCCCAGAGAGCCGCAAAGCTTTCGTGGATTCCTGTGTGAACATGTTCATCCTCGGGCAGTTTGATGGCGTCGATCCAGAGTATGGTCGGGGCGTCTTTGATGGCATCGACATCGACTGGGAATATCCGGTGGTCAAAGGAGATCCGGGCAACATTGTGGACCCCTCCGACAAACGGAATTACACCCTCCTGATGGAAGATTTCAGAGAAGCCCTCAACAAAGCCTCTGTGCAGACAGGACAGGAATACCAGCTTTCGATTGCTGCAAGTGCCAATCCCACCCTGTTGACCGAACACATGGAAAGTGCTGCTCTGGCCGATGTGCTGGACTTCATCAACATCATGAGTTACGACTACCACGGCTCATGGGACAGCACCACCAACCACCACAGTGCCCTGTATGCCTCGGGCAAGGATCCCTCTGGAGGCCAGAGCAGCGTAGACAACACCGTACAGACCCTGCTGAACTTGGGTGTGAACCCCAAACAGATCGTGGTAGGCGTGCCCTTCTATGGACGCAGTTACAAAGAGGTGGAACCCGGAAACAACGGCCTGTACCAGAAATACAACGGTGCTGGACCGGGCACTCTGGGAGAAGCTGGCATCCTGAAATACGCCGACATCCTGAAACTGGAAATGAACCCCAATTACCGCAAATTCCGCGACCGTGACACCCGCACGGTCTGGCTTTACAGCAAAAAAGACCGGGTTTTTGTGGCCTATGATGATCCAGACACCCTGCAAGACAAGGTGGCTTACGTGAAAAAGCTCGGGCTGGGCGGAATGATGTTCTGGGAACTCAGTCAGGACGATTCAAGCCTGCTGAATGTGATGGATGCGGGGTTGAATCCCTGA
- a CDS encoding DinB family protein, which produces MPASAPELVHGLTAHRGALLDLFPLLSEEHANFAPWEGGMTIKGTLDHLNGTSSMLLAIMKGEAPQRPAPSGSLQEAIEKFKADTEALLAGVGTLSDEDLQRLVPAFGGQMMPLGSLVHMIRDHDIHHKGQLWLMARMVGIKPPMFVKR; this is translated from the coding sequence ATGCCCGCATCTGCACCCGAACTTGTTCATGGCCTGACCGCCCACAGAGGAGCCCTCCTCGACCTGTTTCCCCTGCTTTCAGAGGAACATGCGAACTTTGCCCCATGGGAAGGTGGCATGACCATCAAAGGCACCCTGGACCACCTCAATGGCACTTCCAGCATGCTGCTGGCCATCATGAAAGGGGAGGCCCCACAGCGTCCCGCCCCCTCTGGGAGCCTTCAAGAAGCCATCGAGAAATTCAAAGCCGACACAGAGGCCCTGCTTGCAGGAGTGGGCACCCTTTCCGACGAAGATTTGCAGCGTCTGGTGCCTGCTTTCGGAGGCCAGATGATGCCTCTGGGATCACTGGTTCACATGATCCGTGACCACGACATCCACCACAAAGGACAACTCTGGCTCATGGCCCGGATGGTGGGCATCAAACCGCCCATGTTCGTGAAGCGCTGA
- the glpX gene encoding class II fructose-bisphosphatase, protein MERALVLDTVRVTEQAALAASRWIGKGDKNAVDAAGTDAMRSVLNELDIDGTVVIGEGEMDEAPMLYIGENLGQKTKHSHKVDIAVDPVEGTSAAAKGLPNVIAVIAMSEKGGLLHAPDVYMDKLVVPPPAAGQVNLDWPVEANLKALAMSLQRSVEDLLIVVLDRERHIPLIQQIRSAGARVKLINAGDVIAGLAAAIRGTGVHALMGWGGAPEGVVTAAAMKCLGAEFQGRFIAENDEQRERLKLMGVSTEKIYKTGDLAPGDHIVFSATGITDGDLLQGVRPFGGGARTHSIVMGHSTRVVRFIDSIHLQDSKARVVVRV, encoded by the coding sequence ATGGAACGTGCTCTCGTTTTGGATACCGTCCGCGTCACCGAACAGGCCGCCCTTGCCGCCAGCCGCTGGATTGGCAAAGGAGACAAAAACGCCGTGGATGCTGCTGGCACCGATGCCATGCGCAGCGTCCTCAATGAACTGGACATCGATGGCACCGTGGTCATCGGTGAGGGGGAAATGGATGAGGCCCCCATGCTGTACATCGGGGAAAACCTCGGGCAGAAAACCAAGCACTCCCACAAAGTGGACATCGCTGTGGATCCTGTGGAGGGCACCAGCGCTGCTGCCAAGGGCCTGCCCAACGTGATCGCCGTGATTGCCATGAGCGAAAAAGGAGGCCTCTTGCACGCCCCTGACGTATACATGGACAAACTGGTGGTGCCTCCACCCGCTGCCGGACAGGTCAATCTGGACTGGCCTGTGGAAGCCAACCTCAAAGCTCTGGCCATGAGCTTGCAGCGCAGTGTGGAAGACCTCTTGATCGTGGTTCTGGACCGTGAACGGCACATCCCCCTGATCCAGCAAATCCGCAGTGCTGGAGCCAGAGTGAAACTGATCAACGCCGGGGATGTGATTGCAGGTCTGGCGGCAGCCATCCGTGGAACAGGGGTTCACGCCCTGATGGGCTGGGGAGGGGCACCAGAGGGTGTGGTCACTGCTGCAGCCATGAAGTGCCTCGGAGCGGAATTTCAGGGCCGTTTCATCGCCGAGAACGACGAACAACGCGAACGTTTGAAACTCATGGGCGTGTCCACCGAAAAAATCTACAAAACCGGAGACCTTGCGCCCGGCGACCACATTGTTTTCAGTGCCACAGGCATCACCGATGGGGATTTGCTGCAAGGGGTCCGGCCCTTTGGTGGAGGGGCCAGAACCCATTCCATCGTGATGGGTCACTCCACTCGGGTGGTGCGCTTCATTGACTCCATCCACCTGCAAGACAGCAAAGCCCGAGTGGTGGTGCGGGTTTAA
- a CDS encoding M48 family metallopeptidase, which yields MSEMQVQTFVATYFDGQSSRAHEVQAQWDGQHLQIQGPEHHLVFKMGEWQLQPPLGKTRRMFNLQGGGRLITEDFQAIQALEVAKRINPGMRWVDAIERNWKWVLTGFVVLGVFLLGFFRLGLPVIAREAAEATPLPVLVSVGDQTLKLLQKQYLQPSKVPTKRQKSLTEEFQRMTSDIGENYPYQLHFYASSLLGANAFALPSGDIVITDDLIKLAQSDREILGVLAHEIAHVTQRHTMKSVYQGMGVFLVVSLAFGDFTSPTSLASTVPIVLIQNGYSRAFESEADRIAGQYMLQKWGTTKPLQDMLKRLVADAGTDRDLSLLQTHPGVQDRIQMLQKLKP from the coding sequence ATGTCAGAGATGCAAGTTCAAACTTTTGTGGCCACGTATTTTGACGGCCAGAGTTCCAGAGCCCACGAAGTTCAGGCCCAATGGGACGGTCAACACCTGCAGATTCAGGGTCCTGAACACCATCTGGTTTTCAAGATGGGAGAATGGCAGTTGCAGCCTCCTCTGGGAAAAACCCGCAGGATGTTCAACTTACAGGGCGGAGGCCGCCTCATCACCGAAGATTTTCAGGCCATTCAGGCCCTCGAAGTGGCAAAACGCATCAATCCCGGCATGCGCTGGGTGGATGCCATTGAACGCAACTGGAAATGGGTGCTGACCGGATTTGTGGTGCTCGGGGTGTTCTTGCTGGGGTTTTTCCGGTTGGGTTTGCCCGTCATTGCCAGAGAAGCCGCGGAAGCCACCCCTTTGCCTGTGCTGGTTTCGGTTGGAGACCAGACCCTGAAATTGCTTCAAAAGCAGTACTTGCAGCCCAGCAAAGTTCCAACCAAGCGCCAGAAAAGCCTGACAGAGGAATTTCAGCGCATGACTTCCGACATCGGAGAGAATTACCCTTACCAGTTGCACTTTTATGCCAGTTCACTGCTGGGTGCTAATGCTTTTGCGTTGCCCTCTGGAGACATCGTGATCACCGATGACCTGATCAAACTGGCCCAGAGCGACCGGGAAATTCTGGGTGTGCTGGCCCATGAAATTGCCCACGTCACCCAGAGGCACACCATGAAAAGCGTGTATCAGGGCATGGGGGTGTTTCTGGTGGTGTCTCTGGCCTTCGGGGATTTCACCTCGCCGACTTCTCTGGCTTCCACGGTGCCCATTGTGCTGATTCAAAACGGATATTCCAGAGCTTTCGAGTCCGAAGCAGACCGCATTGCTGGACAGTACATGCTGCAAAAATGGGGAACCACAAAGCCCCTTCAGGACATGCTGAAGAGGCTGGTGGCAGATGCGGGTACCGACAGAGACCTGTCGTTGTTGCAAACCCATCCGGGCGTTCAGGACCGCATCCAGATGTTGCAGAAATTGAAACCTTAA
- a CDS encoding DUF72 domain-containing protein yields the protein MKLLIGTGGYTNEDWLGLIYPEGTKQPDFLSIYSRYFNAVEVNSSFYAIPGEKAFAGMLRKTDAKTMFTVKLNKVFTHERNYTEDDVQRMILSPKPIREAGMLGPFLAQFPYSFKRTPEHRKYLQHLVTAFEGHPLAIEFRHASWLKDEVLEAFRELGILWVSADYPPMDGLPPYQVQASARTAYIRLHGRNQETWWEGQSASDRHDYRYSEEEIQDIAAQIAALKDVDTLYLFFQNTTKGHALFNYQTLKDALGQHDLVVEIPKGSGLF from the coding sequence TTGAAACTCTTGATTGGCACCGGAGGTTACACCAATGAAGATTGGCTGGGCCTGATTTATCCAGAGGGCACCAAACAGCCCGATTTCCTGTCCATTTACAGCCGGTATTTCAATGCAGTAGAGGTGAACAGTTCGTTTTATGCCATTCCCGGCGAAAAAGCCTTTGCTGGGATGCTGCGAAAAACCGATGCCAAAACCATGTTCACGGTGAAACTGAACAAGGTGTTCACCCACGAACGCAATTACACCGAAGACGATGTGCAGCGCATGATCCTCAGCCCCAAACCCATCCGCGAGGCCGGGATGCTCGGGCCTTTTCTGGCCCAGTTTCCTTACTCTTTCAAAAGGACCCCAGAGCACCGCAAGTACTTGCAGCATCTGGTGACGGCGTTTGAAGGGCATCCTCTGGCCATCGAATTCCGGCATGCTTCATGGCTGAAAGATGAGGTGCTGGAAGCCTTCAGGGAGCTTGGCATCCTCTGGGTCAGCGCCGATTACCCTCCGATGGATGGGTTGCCACCGTATCAGGTTCAGGCCAGTGCCAGAACCGCTTACATCCGCTTGCACGGACGCAATCAGGAGACGTGGTGGGAAGGCCAGAGCGCTTCGGACCGCCACGATTACCGCTACTCTGAAGAGGAGATTCAGGACATCGCAGCACAGATTGCTGCCTTGAAAGACGTGGACACCTTGTATTTGTTTTTTCAGAACACCACCAAAGGGCATGCCCTGTTCAATTACCAGACCCTCAAAGATGCGCTGGGGCAGCACGATCTGGTGGTTGAGATTCCCAAAGGTTCCGGGCTATTCTGA
- a CDS encoding gamma-glutamylcyclotransferase family protein, with protein MKDLPACVFVYGTLKPGFRNYPVALKAGPHDVVGKATLQGFDLFGLTPEFYPGITEGQGNIEGVVLRYHDMGQALPILDELEELHLDPPGYRREVLTVHLEDGSFMDCIVYIYIRQSRLQQAGVYPIPSGVWQED; from the coding sequence ATGAAGGACCTTCCTGCTTGCGTTTTCGTGTATGGCACCCTGAAACCCGGTTTTCGCAATTACCCTGTGGCCCTGAAGGCTGGACCCCACGATGTGGTGGGAAAAGCCACTTTGCAGGGCTTTGACCTTTTTGGCCTGACCCCCGAGTTTTACCCCGGCATCACGGAAGGTCAGGGAAACATTGAAGGGGTGGTGCTCAGGTACCACGACATGGGGCAGGCCCTGCCCATTCTGGATGAGTTGGAAGAATTGCATTTGGACCCACCGGGTTATCGGCGTGAGGTCTTAACCGTTCATTTGGAAGATGGAAGCTTCATGGACTGCATCGTTTACATTTACATCAGACAGTCCAGACTTCAGCAAGCAGGCGTGTACCCCATTCCCTCGGGAGTCTGGCAGGAGGACTGA
- the hisF gene encoding imidazole glycerol phosphate synthase subunit HisF: MITKRIIPCLDVQNGRVVKNVKFFENHRDAGNPLLLAQKYEQEQADELVFYDITASHEGRKLMLEVAKDVAESVMMPLTIGGGVNSVEDFRNLLLSGADKISVNSSAIRNPELIRAASDHFGAQCVVLSIDAKRRPDGSGWNVHLNGGRVDTGIDLIEWVHKGQELGAGEIVLNVMDADGTQSGFDLVATRTVKENVDVPVVASGGAGKLEDFYDVLTEGKADAALAASVFHFGMLSVRQVKDYLTSRGISVRGFVE; this comes from the coding sequence GTGATTACCAAGCGCATCATCCCGTGTCTGGATGTCCAAAATGGTCGGGTGGTCAAGAACGTCAAGTTCTTTGAAAACCACCGTGACGCCGGAAATCCCCTTCTTTTGGCCCAGAAATACGAGCAGGAACAGGCCGACGAACTGGTCTTTTACGACATCACCGCCAGCCATGAAGGGCGCAAATTGATGCTGGAAGTGGCCAAAGACGTGGCCGAAAGCGTCATGATGCCGCTCACCATTGGCGGAGGGGTCAACAGTGTGGAGGATTTCCGCAACCTCTTGCTCTCTGGGGCAGACAAAATTTCGGTGAACTCCAGTGCCATTCGCAACCCAGAGCTGATCCGTGCTGCCTCCGACCACTTTGGAGCCCAGTGTGTGGTGCTGTCCATCGATGCCAAACGCCGCCCGGACGGCTCGGGCTGGAACGTACACCTGAACGGTGGCCGTGTGGACACCGGCATCGACCTGATCGAGTGGGTCCACAAAGGACAGGAACTCGGGGCCGGAGAAATCGTCCTGAATGTCATGGACGCCGACGGAACCCAGAGCGGTTTCGATCTGGTCGCCACCCGCACCGTCAAAGAGAATGTGGATGTGCCTGTGGTGGCTTCAGGCGGAGCAGGCAAGCTGGAAGACTTTTACGATGTGCTCACTGAAGGCAAAGCCGATGCTGCTCTGGCTGCCAGTGTGTTTCACTTTGGCATGCTGTCCGTGCGTCAGGTCAAGGATTACCTGACCAGCAGGGGCATTTCTGTGAGAGGATTTGTGGAATGA